A genomic window from Nicotiana sylvestris chromosome 11, ASM39365v2, whole genome shotgun sequence includes:
- the LOC104225089 gene encoding zinc finger protein SHOOT GRAVITROPISM 5-like yields MLDNSCSSPVGPSSSSEAFNNSAENSGVSNRRKRRPAGTPDPDAEVVSLSPKTLLESDRYICEICNQGFQRDQNLQMHRRRHKVPWKLVKRETPQVKKRVFVCPEPTCLHHDPCHALGDLVGIKKHFRRKHSNNKQWICEKCSKAYAVQSDYKAHLKTCGTRGHSCDCGRVFSRVESFIEHQDSCTVRRSSSTRPDLQPLQAGCSSRTASSTSPSSDTNFSSIAPNLPRLTIMPLPNNSDQHNEFPSSNNNDQQHNLELRLLPSSIACPSRTNDHENQAPHLKLSIGSSTRVVSKDHKELNLAMAEKAYAEEARRQAKRQIEFAELEFANAKRIRQQAQAEIERAQNLKEEATKRISSSILEITCHACKNKFQATDESSPAMSYMSSATTEAEGEH; encoded by the exons ATGTTGGACAATTCTTGTTCTTCACCCGTTGGtccttcttcctcttctgaagCTTTCAATAATTCTGCAGAAAATTCTGGGGTTTCTAATAGAAGGAAAAGACGACCTGCTGGTACTCCAG ATCCAGATGCAGAAGTGGTTTCGCTTTCACCCAAGACTCTGTTGGAATCAGATAGGTATATATGTGAGATCTGTAACCAAGGTTTTCAAAGGGACCAAAACCTTCAGATGCACAGGAGAAGGCACAAGGTGCCATGGAAGTTAGTGAAGAGAGAGACACCACAAGTTAAGAAAAGAGTATTTGTATGTCCTGAGCCTACTTGTTTGCACCATGATCCATGTCATGCTCTTGGAGATCTTGTTGGTATAAAGAAACATTTCAGGAGAAAACACAGTAATAATAAACAATGGATTTGTGAGAAATGTTCTAAAGCTTATGCTGTTCAGTCTGATTACAAAGCACATCTCAAGACTTGTGGTACTAGAGGCCATTCTTGTGACTGTGGCCGCGTATTTTCCAG GGTGGAGAGTTTTATTGAGCACCAAGATAGTTGTACTGTAAGGAGAAGTAGTAGTACTAGGCCAGATTTGCAACCATTGCAAGCTGGTTGTTCATCAAGAACTGCTTCAAGCACTAGCCCTTCAAGTGATACAAATTTCAGCAGCATTGCCCCTAATTTACCAAGATTAACAATAATGCCTTTGCCTAATAATTCTGATCAGCACAATGAATTCCCTAGTAGTAATAATAATGATCAGCAGCATAATTTGGAACTTCGCCTATTACCATCTTCAATTGCATGTCCATCAAGAACTAATGATCATGAAAATCAAGCACCCCATTTGAAATTGTCAATTGGATCATCTACTAGAGTGGTGTCAAAAGATCATAAGGAACTGAATTTGGCTATGGCTGAAAAGGCTTATGCTGAGGAAGCAAGAAGACAAGCAAAGAGACAAATTGAATTTGCTGAGTTGGAATTTGCTAATGCAAAGAGAATCAGACAACAAGCACAAGCTGAAATTGAAAGAGCTCAAAATTTGAAAGAGGAAGCTACAAAGAGAATAAGCTCTTCAATATTGGAAATCACTTGTCATGCTTGCAAGAATAAGTTTCAAGCAACTGATGAGTCTTCTCCAGCTATGAGTTACATGTCTTCTGCAACAACAGAAGCTGAAGGAGAGCATTAA